A DNA window from Mastacembelus armatus chromosome 11, fMasArm1.2, whole genome shotgun sequence contains the following coding sequences:
- the LOC113126762 gene encoding galactose-specific lectin nattectin-like, protein MALIRKMPEDVLYSEVLFVKEKGKAKGKTSTSDKSLYSEINISRKQPFTETTGVHVSSQGSAASQSAVSGRGSKVTLERLVLLLLCVLLSAAVVALGVVGFDHFRTKKTLQTREDEIISLRRNLTGGTNAKCERGWEQHGRMCYYFSKIRASWQESRDKCERLRGDLVKIESWEEQEFLDERLKEKMEYDEDKFWIGLTDSVQEGTWVWVDGSTLITSFWSMSEPDNWNKENPVGEDCVRMGEQGASNGLKIWFDRACNSPNKSICEKLAAVIEKADAEK, encoded by the exons ATGGCACTGATCAGGAAAATGCCTGAAGATGTGTTGTACTCTGAAGTCTTGTTTGtaaaggaaaagggaaaagcCAAAG GCAAAACTTCCACATCAGATAAAAGTCTGTACTCTGAAATTAACATCTCAAGAAAACAGCCCTTCACAGAGACAACCG GAGTCCACGTCTCTTCTCAGGGTTCAGCAGCTTCCCAGTCTGCGGTGTCAGGCagagggtcaaaggtcacattaGAAAGGCTggtcctgctgctcctctgtgtTCTCCTGTCAGCTGCTGTCGTTGCTCTTGGTGTTGTCG GTTTTGATCATTTCCGCACCAAGAAAACGTTACAAACACGGGAAGACGAGATCATCTCTTTGAGGAGAAATCTCACAG GTGGGACTAATGCGAAGTGTGAAAGAGGCTGGGAGCAACATGGAAGAATGTGCTATTACTTCTCCAAAATAAGAGCATCATGGCAAGAGAGCAGGGACAAATGTGAACGTCTCAGAGGAGACCTGGTTAAGATTGAAAGCTGGGAGGAGCAG GAATTCCTGGATGaaagactgaaagaaaaaatggaaTATGATGAGGACAAATTCTGGATCGGACTCACAGACTCAGTGCAAGAAGGCACATGGGTGTGGGTGGACGGCTCAACGCTGATAACAAG TTTCTGGAGCATGTCGGAGCCTGACAACTGGAATAAAGAAAATCCTGTTGGAGAGGACTGTGTGAGGATGGGGGAGCAAGGTGCATCCAATGGCCTGAAGATTTGGTTTGACAGAGCTTGTAACAGCCCAAATAAAAGCATATGTGAGAAACTTGCTGCTGTTATTGAGAAAGctgatgcagaaaaataa